The Osmia lignaria lignaria isolate PbOS001 chromosome 3, iyOsmLign1, whole genome shotgun sequence genome includes the window TCGCCGCGGAAAAGTCCCCGTCCTCTTTACCTCGATGGCATAAGGATCGAGAGAAGGGTAAAGGGTATGAAAATAGAATGTTATTGCCCGTTTGGACGCAGCGACGCTGTCGATATTCCGCTTTAAAGCGGATACTTGCACCGCGTAGAAAGGAAACGGATGGGATGGGAAGGAAATGGAGCAACGCTCCACGGAGAGGCAGGACTTTTATTGACAAGGAATATCGGTTATCGAGACGTTGTTCAGAGGAATGGTTTTGCCTTTGCTTTCAGCGCCAAGGTTGTACGGGGAGAGGGTACCTGTCAAGCTAATAAGGACGAGTAGCAGCAAGGTCCGACAGAAGATCGTCGATACCCATAACTATTTTCGCGCCCAGGTCAAACCACCCGCTGCTAATATGCTGGTAATGGTAAGTGTTGAATACAAATCCTCACCTAAACATCATTAACCAAATATCCTAACATAGTAGAACCTCAATTAATGTTAGTTCTAATGATTTCTGCAATCATAAAGTGATAAAGTACAATGCAAACGCTGAAAACAAAAGCTTGTATAATTTCTACTATCCATGGCACAGAAACCAATTATCAGAGTAATTACATGGTAACATTATCGTAAAAACAGCATGCAATTACCATAATCCGTTCCGGAATATACAAGCTGGAGCTATTCAAGCTAACGCAACTTCGAACCTCAGAAattcttacaaaattaaatattgtagtAATATGAATATATCATGTAAAAGAAGAAGCTTTTCCCTTTAATATAGTCTTTGATTTATGCCAATAATATATCCCGTTTTGAATATATCGTTGTTCAAAGCGAATCATAATTTCCAGTGGGACATTATTCcctttttattttgcaaaattttccaaaaagaattaatatttttctaaaatgaaAGCGTTGTAAGAAAGATGCAACTTTGCACTTTAATGCAACTTTGGTTTCATGTCGATACGAATTCTCGTTTTGGAGATATGATTGTTTGAAGCAAAGCATAATTTCACTCAAACCTCTCACTCTCGTGCAGGCCACTGACCAATCACAAGCTCTCGTCGCGTGCAGTGGTCAGTAACGGCGCTGATTCATGGTTTTTTTACTATCGTTACTACTACTACCACCACTAGCGTACGCACTTCTAGGAAAAGAAGTAGGTCACGCCGTTTCCAAGAATCCCAGCCGTCATTCATAAATTGTGCATTATGAATGACATACTTTGACACCGTATATCTCCTGAACCAACAGAGCTATCGCGACCAAACAAATGACGTTACACAGAGCATGACTTCCTCTATTTTTTCGGATGATTTATTCTGAAATTTCAGGGGTCATTTTGACCCTACATTAAAACGAGTGTTGGTACTTGAATAACTGGTAATTTTGAGCCTCGAAAGATAGTTTAATGGAAAAATTGCgttgaataatataaattataaatggaaaaaaattataaaatttccacGATACAATTTTATCAACTTTTGTACTGAATATAATAACATATAATAGATTGTTGAATTAGTATttgattgaataaataaataaatttgcttcttttttatttcatactgtactattttaactttttaaatgtattttaagaATCCTATCAGAACTGTTTTGTGCTAAATTTTTGATTTTCGACCCATGAGTTCTCAGTGCTTTCTTCTTTAAATGCAAAATCTAAAGTGAATTTAGTctcgaatttcattttctctgaAAGATTCACAATGAAACTTCGACGTTTCAGAATCGGAAGTAAACGGTGAACAGAAAATCGAAGGGAAATAACATTGTTTATAGGGAAAGTAGTTTCGTACCAGTGATTATGTAAACTGCAGTTTGTGCGTAAAGTTTAATGTTGGTAAAACCAGGATAAACACGATACGAAAGTAATTTCCATTCTCACGATAAAACCACCGGGACATTAGTTAACTTGTTTTTCACGAAACGAATTTCGGAAATCGTAAATGTTGAACCGATAATGTCAATCGCATAAagtaatttcaaatttgttCATAAAGTTACACTGCTTCTATTCTACAATTCAAACAAGGAAACATAAAATACAACTTTTGTACGAcatggaaaatttgaaactgTTGCAGTTCAAATTTGTATTCATGATTTCCAATTTATCCCCTACAACTACaacgttaatttaaaaataaatagtatATTTTTACATTAACATTGGCTTCATCATCCCGAATAAAAACCTAGCTGAACTGATCGCATTAAATGCAATCGAACGTAATTTCCATGGAAAGAAATCCCAAAGAATCTCGGACGATTCTATCTGAAAGAGTGCTCGAAAATTACCGATTCCATTCGTATCTGGATTTCGCTAAAGAATCTGGTGGAATCGATGGAACATCAAAATGGTTGAAAAGGTTGAGACGAGTTAGGGTTGGAATATCCTCTTATCAAGATTATTACAAAATTCATACAATTTCCTTTCGATTTTCAAACGTTCCTCATAAAAATTCTAACGgatataatgaataaaatatgtatCAAAAGTTTAATACGGATGACCACCGTGACATAtaacttcttaattattaaatcgtgaaaatgaaataaagagaaatagaaaattaattcttaGAACGTAGTGCATTATGCGTGTTAGTTCCCAGCATATCAGTTAAGGCGTTAATAAATCAATTACACTTGGCTAAAAGAGTAAAGGAAGATCTACTTATTCCGCTTATTCGACGAAGTGCGATCAGTTTGAACGTCAGATGCGTTAATTTCCTTTCGAAAGACGTTCAAACGCGATCCTGTTAAATGGTCGTGGTTCGTTCGAGCGAGTGGAAACATTTGTAACTCGCCTCGTTTAACGACCATGTAACCTGTACTCTCGTTGGAAGTGTCGAGCCGCGTTTTCTTTCGTGAAAAACCGACCGGGCTTGCTTTCGTTACCGCTAACGAACCGTGAGAAAGATACAAAGGCATCCTTTGACAAGTTAACTCTTTATTTGTTAACCTCTTCCTGTTCGAAACGTAATTTTCGCGCGACcaagtttaaccctttgaacagTACCAACCTTCATTTACTTCTTATTTTAACTTGAACGAGCATATACgtatactttcaattttatattgaaaattttcaatattgggaaaatgtaaaatttcaaaaataaggaGTAACTGTTTCCATGGCCCGAGGgttaatctaaataattaattaaactttggTCGATCGATGTAACGGAAGaaatttttgtttgaaaaacATTTTCAGTGTGCTTCGAGTAGAACCAGTTGTGCTAGATTTTGTACACGTATTTTCCCTTGTATCTGGAAATTCACAGCCGGCCTTTCGACAAAAACGTGTCCTCCATTCGAGAAACTGGGTCGTAATCCTAACTGCTGAGCGTTATCACACCGGCTCGTACCTACGAAATTTTAAAACGAGTCCAAAATTCTCCGAGTCTTGATTACAATTTGAAACTTTCCCTCTCACAAACAACGAGAAACTAGAGAAACAGAAGTCTCATGCTCGTTTACTCTGCTTGTTATCTGAATATACGCGTCTACGCGTCAAAGAGATTCGTTATTACGAATAATCAGGATCGATGTATGActtatgacattatttattatGCATTAACCGTAATAACGCGAAATATCTATGAAACGGAGTAACGATCGGCTTCGTCTACGTTTTAATGGCAATCAACCACGAATTTATCGTTCGGCGAAAGCTGCGATGCATTTCTCCGTAATTGCACGAAATGCGAATCATGAAATGGCGTTCACTGGTAtgcaaattatttttcctttttaaattatagaagTAATAATTAAGCATTGgctttaattgaattttcttataaaattgaTATCGTGATGTAGCAACAAATTAGGTGAACTATCTTCCATCAGAAATAGGATCCATTAGTTAAATGCAATGGTGATACCGTTAACGCGATGCcctataattatttcaattagatGGACTTAAGACAATTGGACTAATTACGTTCAGTCGAGCGGCTGCGAAATAGCCCACCCCCCAGCCTGATTCGATCTTCTTTACGAAAGCAATTTAGAGAATTTTTCAGCTGCCCTCGTTTCGCACGCGTAATCAGTTTTACAGAGAACTTGTAAAGCGTTTAGACTCTCCAGGGGAATTTAATTACGCTGCGAAGAAACGCCTTTCGTAGTCTTTTCGCTTCGGAGATGTATCGTACCagtgaaatgtacatttcaaaCAAATTAAGAGTAAGACCATTTATAATTTCACATTGTTTCAAATATCATTTCATGATATAAAAGTTATGTTAAGATGTTAAATACCAATACAGATTGGTATTATGACAACtgaatcaattaattttaatttcatttcaacccgaacatttgatattattttccaCTAATAATTTTCCCCAAAATCCTTTGTTAATTTATCGTACACAAAGGGGTTAATAAATGTCTCTTTACAAGAGTTTATTTGCAAACAGTCGCGTTCCTTCTATGTATTGTTTTAATCTTCATGGGAACGGTTTTGGCGAATTCACAAGTTTCCTCGGTAAGACTTATTCCTACCAAGAGAACCAGAAGCTTAACATCATGAAGCTTAACAGCCATTCGAGGAGGAGACGCGATATCGTAACGACGCAGGTggttataaatttttacgagGAAAGTTGGATCGCGATCATTACGACGATACCCGAGGTCTCATTGACCGAGAAAATGAACGACTATTCGTCGGGTAAATGAAACGCCGTTGCTTTCGCTCGCTTTGCTTACGAATGATAAATTCATTCGTTTCTCGGCGAGAAGACATTTATCGTCACAATATTCGAAGCATGATTTTCCCTTCGAAGTGTCGGAAAATATTGATCGATCTCGAAATGAATATTCCTTCTTTTACTTTCGCCAGCCGGCCGTCTAGTTCGTTATTTATGGCCCAGGAAAACTTGCAGCTCTAATTAGAGAACGGAAAGGTTCTTTCAGCTTCTCGCTAGCAACTGACATGACGTGAATCCCTAAGAGTAACTAAACTTTATACTACCATTATGCAAACGTAAGTCTCAAATGCAGAACGTGGCTGTTTCATACTTGCATAATCTTAAGGCATCTTAAATAGTAAATAGAGATTTCTAATTAACGCTTTGATGATTGCTGTCATTTATTCATAATCACTAAGCTTTCATTTTCGAAtataattttcctttcctttatttaaaaataactccTGAATAATTTAACATTGTTAGTCAGATCCCTTAGCTTCGTTAACAATGGCAAGTGTTTGATATCTTGTATTTGCAAGATTTTAGGAGAGAATTGCAGAAACTTAGAATCCCAAAATTTTAGATCTTCAGAACGGTGAGGGATTTATTTTAACGAATCggaataaaaatgattgtttcAGAAGTGGCATCCAGGCTTGGCCAAAGCAGCACAGAGATGGGCGAACAGATGTCTCGGATTGGTCCACGACAATGCAACCGGCCTATATTTGGATGGTTTTGGACAGAGTGGACAAAACATCTTCATTACAACGGGACGAACACTTTGGTGAGTTTCAAAGAAACTTCCCTTCAATTCGAATAGGTATACGAACCGATTCGAAGTTACGATTCAATCGCTATTGTTCTGTTTCTACTTAATGATAATTTACTTTCGCACTCGTTCCTCCCCTCAGGGAGCCACCTGTTGATGTTCATTGAACAATTGTCAACGATGTCACTTCCATGTCTTTCTTTAGTTACGAGATATTTCAATAGAACCAGCTCGTCATACTTTTAATTGACTCCATTTGTTTCTTTTCAATTGCACAggcttttgaaaattaaaaaagctCTCCATCGAGTACCTTGCATTATTATTATGTCTCCTAATAATAAAaactcaaattttcaaataaaagacTTCAGTACATTATAGAATCTAGAATAATCAGatccaaaataaaaattaaacgatttagaaataaaagagattaaaatggaattttctAATTGCAGGAATTTCCCGATTAGAATGTGGTACATGGAGTACAAAGACTACAAGTTCGGCGACGACGAAAGCAATGACCTGCACGAAATCGGTCATTACACTCAAATCGCGTGGGCCAGCACGCATCTGGTAGGCTGTGGGGTGAGCCACTGTACCGGTAGCAGAGGGCCCCTTGGCAAGGACTTCTTCATGTACGTGTGCAACTATGCCCCGAGGTGAGTAAACCAGGTTAAAACAGACACCGAGACAGAAGAACAAACGTAGCCGCACCAGTGAACTCTATTATATCGTTGTTTGCTTTTCCACCGAGGTGAAACTTTGCTTCACGCGGTTCCTAAGTACCCAGTTATCGCGAGATCTATGCTGGAGAAGCGGTCTCGTTGGCCTCGTAACGATCTCGACTCGAGATTTCACTGAATTATTTCGCGAATTGAAAGATCGGGAAAAAACGAGATAACGCGGGCAAAGTGTTGAATGAATGTCCAAGGACGGATCGCAGAAAATGGTATTCGAGatcggaaaaaataaagaagtcgAAGGAAATCATCAAATGGGTCGAAAGAATTTCTTAATCTCTCCGCCGTTCAGAAAGAAATTATCACGCGAGCATGGTTGCTGCGTAACAGAGAAATTATCACGGAACGTCGCCAGTTTCTCTCACGGTTGGCAGAAATTTATGCAAGCGGCTCATTGTAATCGAAAAGTTTGCCCGCATGTATCGCGTGCAGGAGGCGGAAGGCCGCGTGCATAATCCGGAAAATTGCGGCCAAGAAACAAATTTATGGGGGCACTCGAGACGCGTTTGCCGAGGGAGGAGGCGCGTAATTTAAATTCTCTTGGCTcgtattttttttcctttcctctttttgtCGGAATATCGCGGCGAGAAAATATTAGGCGGCCTGCCAGTGGAGAGATAAATAGGCACGCTGTTAAAATAgggatattaataaattatgatgAAATTAGGAAGAAGAAATTATGGAAACGTAGAATCAGAAGTAAGGTTTAAAAAAGTGTAATGAAAGGATCTGAAAGGGGTCGTTTCTCAAAGCAAACAGGGAAAAACTCCGATGATaataacgaaagaaagaaagaaaaatgaacgtgACGGTGTAGAATAGCAAGACGACAGAAGTAGAACGgggaataaatattgaaatgaatCAAACAGAATAGAAAAGCAAAGAGAAGTGAAAAAGAAGCTGAATAATTAGAGGGTGATAAAGATCGATAGGTCGAAGGAATGAAAGATCAGAAAAGTGCAATTAGAGGGATTTGGGGATAAAATCGCGGGGTTGAAGATTCAAAGAACCTTtgagaataaaaaaagagaggCGAAGGAAGGAAGATTTGTAGAACAGATACAGCGAGGTAGGGTAACAGGAAATcgagaagagaaaaggaaacgagCCACGATAAAGTAGCGGAACAAGTCGCAGGGAATACCAGTCAGGGGACAATAGATCTTTTGAATGGATTTGATATACGAAGGCGAACGAATGTCCCATAAAGCTGCCTCTATAAATCGTTCAGCTTGTATATTAGGGTATTTCGTGGGAATTTTGAGAGCTTTTGGGATCTATGGTTCAAATTCAAGATCGACCTATCGAAGATTTTATGATTCAGAAAGGTCCTTGAAATTTGAGAAAGTTCTTATGCGAAGGACATAAAATATTGGAGAACTTTTCCCGGTATTTCTTGAATTATTATTCGAAAATTTTCTTGAAGGCTACTTGCGATATTTGGAAAATAGggtttatgaaaaatttatattgcaAATATCGCATtgcataatttattatttcaaagtatTAAAAACTGTTTTTACTGAACCAACACAGTTCGAAATGTGAATAAATCGTTAACATTAGCGAATTAAAATTCCAGCACAATTACAATTCTACCCACGAATGGTAACTACGCGAGAAACAGACTGAAACACGCTCGAATTAACCATCGTACAAATATTTCTGATGTAATCGTGGTTCTTACGGTAGGTAGGAAAAAGGTTTAATGGAAACAGGACGAATTGCGGAAAATGTTACGCGTTTTTTCTTCTGGTACGCGTCTTCGCGACAACCGAGAGAAGTTGTTGCTTTTTACAGAGAAGCACGTTCTTCCTCGACTTCGTTTGACATCTGACCCACTTCGTCTATTTTCTAGCATTTCGCGCGTGTAACTACTTTTTCCGGGCCGGTCTATAAATCTTTCGATGATTGCTTCGCCCACTGTAAAACACCGGGATACTGACGTTTAATGCTTTCGACGGAGTTTCTTGATTTTCAGAGCGATGGCGTTTGTTTACGACGTACAAGCGATAAAAGGAGAACGATAGTTGTAACGGAGCTACTGAAAAATACTTCAAAAGTGAAAAATGAGaagttttaaaaatttagaaaagataATCACTTATTACAAAGAGATGAAAGTTTGTCTTTGATTTTCATTCCGAACAAAATAATCCAGGAATTCTATTATTTCTTTACTTGGAAACGGTTCTACGTGCGATATCGTTTCTCCTTTTTAAAAAACTTTTGCACCAGACTTAATTGGGAAACCGCGGGGGAATACGCGAAGAGTTAATCAGTTCCTCAGTGGTCGAGATTCTGCGaatgatattttgtaaaatttctacAAGGAAGTTGGTAATGGTATTATTATACCACGGTACAGTGCTGCTGTAATTATGAACTTTGATGATAAAAGCAGACGAACTCATCGTATtttaacaatactgtttaacgttattaaattttaataatcttcTTTATTATACCGTCATCATTTTTTGCCTCCTATCGTTGTACCTTTACCTTTGTATGTACCTTGATTTACAAGGCAATTAAAAATGCTATACgaagtgaatttttatttcaaattctaataataataattaaatatttcaataaagattgaaattttgtaaagaaaataaagaaactacttggaaaaaaattaatcatgatagaaatgtctaattttacataaaatgtaagctaaaaatatatgtataaaatatgtCCCCGGGTGGAAACAGTGAAATTCAACGAAATATTCTTTTCCTTAAAAATTAAACAGAGCCTGAAGAAACGTTTCCAGAGTCGTTCATACTTTAAACTCGCTACGAAACGCTCGAGTTACGCTCGATTCTCCTTTCCAGCAACGTTTAATTCCTCTAATTCGAAATCCTTGACCCGCGagcgaataataaataaaccacGTGACGCGGTCTTTTTTCCAAGCCGTCGCAATTCACTGTTCCACCCTTTCCTTCAACGGGGTGCAACGCAATCTCGTAATTAATTTCGCTGGCGGAGCCATTTGAATTCGAAACTCGCGCTCGTACCGTAAAAATActctaaatgtaaattaatcgcTCTGTTTCGAGATTGGCTTAAGGTCGTTCTCGGCTttcccgacgacgacgacgacgacgacgcgtAAGACGGCGAGTCGGAGGGATCGGTGCAAGTTGCCCCGACACTTCCGGCCTCGACTCGCTGCTTGGACAACTTAATTGTCTGAAAGTTCGGGCAAAGCTTGCCTCGCTCGAGCCACCGAGCGAACTGGGTAAATGCTAGGTTATTAGAGGGCATTTTGCAACGTGTTACGGGGAGGGAGCGAGATTGATGGGGAGAAAGCAAAGGGTTGAACCGTAATTTGTCTGGAGTTTCGAGGAACAGTCCGAGGCTGGTGGCAAATGATGATAAATAAAACTCTACTAATTACGAACTTATTTGTAATTTAACCCCCCCCCGATATTAATCAGGaaaatttcttttcccttttcattTTTCAGTGGCAACTATAAAGGTCGGCTAGGTCACCCTTACGTGGTGGGCAAACCGTGTAGTATGTGCAAGGAGCATTGCACACGTAACAAGCTTTGCACGAACGCTTGCTATTATACCGATTTGTGGTCGAACTGCGCCGAGCTGGTAAGGACGTTTCGTGCCTGGGTCTGCGAGACGAACACAAAGGAGGGACGGGAACGACGGAAATTCTGCGGTGCTACGTGCAACTGCAAGGACAAGATTTACTATCATCACGGGTAGTGAACGAAGAGCATCG containing:
- the LOC117605484 gene encoding cysteine-rich secretory protein 2, which produces MRWLWIIVLIALALPAAVPRKTHRSKPTPRLYGERVPVKLIRTSSSKVRQKIVDTHNYFRAQVKPPAANMLVMKWHPGLAKAAQRWANRCLGLVHDNATGLYLDGFGQSGQNIFITTGRTLWNFPIRMWYMEYKDYKFGDDESNDLHEIGHYTQIAWASTHLVGCGVSHCTGSRGPLGKDFFMYVCNYAPSGNYKGRLGHPYVVGKPCSMCKEHCTRNKLCTNACYYTDLWSNCAELVRTFRAWVCETNTKEGRERRKFCGATCNCKDKIYYHHG